The genomic region attacagttcctaaggaaagaccaaaaagtattaagtacttactgataaaataagaggcctacaaaattttgtagtcttccgatcatttcagcaagttctcctagcaggataaaatgattttaccctctacatatcaagctctacatgcagcagctataccaagatgctatgtctattgttctaaagcatagcaaacctgacgttttttaactttcacctacaatccacaatgacctgaaatagctattgattTACTCCCAAATGAAAAACCCGCTCATCGTCCTGacattacttgcgttttcgcgttgaaactcgaacattgaaggtggataggttcaagaaaaagtatttggcataaaaaacattcagagggagtatgtttcattattatggaagcaaataactttcaaataactgatattcttcattggcaataaatctgaaaaatttttatttgaacgtctaatgaacttagtttgcagcatttgctgcacaagccactagtatatgaGTTTTAAAGTAACAATGCTATGTAGCTATATCCGTGCGACCTCAATCAGGCTTAAAAAATGAAAACCAATGACTCTGGGATTATTTAAGATGGCCTTGTACAAAAAACGGAAGATAgtcatttaacactttttttttattaattgaatatgtccGAACGAGTAAAACTTATATTCAGGAGCTATACAAGAACAGACGCATAatatattgtacaacataataGGCTATAACAAATGATAaagctacagtctgtgaaaaacatgTAATATGacatgaattcattcattcatcatcatttagtgttctgcccaagggcaggtctttcacggcAAACCCaggaaaggtcgcagtgctgggtcgtagtgcccacCTCCCGAAAATGCCACTTCTACCTCCCTCCTCTCGTATCAGAAACAGTTAAGTCGGAGGGTCCCATATACGTAATTAGAGGATTACGATCATATTTTACGCGTGAAAAGGTAGGAATTTTCTGTGTCTCATTATAAACCactaatgtactttttaatatttacattacttttaaaatactgattttcgtaaatataaaaatagatttaaaatttatatgtcgtacaactatttaagtaaatATGTGCAAAATTTATTAGGctacatttaattacataaacCGTACAATCTACAGTGTGTCTCAAAATTTGCGCACACAGACATCTATGAAAATGGAGACGAAAatgttagtgacaaaatttcTTTGGAAGAATTTTTAGTATGTAGTACAATGTGGCAAATGTTTttcttttggaattataaaatacgTATCGTATGCCCTTTGTGTGTAATTCATAAAATGAAAGCTCGCCTTATTTGagtgcatattaaattatttcgtttatgtatattttaaaataatagttcaAGGAAAcgaactgtaaataataatatcttttgcaacatgataaagaaactgaattgttacgGAAGGTATAAAACATATACCTAACGAATCTTTTTacaaatacgtaggcctatactgaaaatgtatcttttcTAATGAAAATACGCGAATCCTGATCACTAGTTAAATGACTGACTGTGCCACATTTTCATAGTTTATACCCATTTACGGGAAAGGGAGAAAATAAATTGGCGTGGAGACCATACAGAGTTGAATGTGCTTCGGACACGCAGGCAAGGAAGCAGGGGTATACATGAGACAAATGAGTTAAGGGTTTGTAGGCAATACTGCTAATGTAATAAGATCAATAAGCCAGTGGCTTGCAGGCAAGGCAGTAGGAGTAGCGTATACgcgtgcatcacattaattagtCACGGGTTGCAAGCAATAGAGAAGAGAGAAGGCCTACACAGTCGGTGACGTACAAGCAATACTAAAATGTAACATGACGAATGAACCAGTGTAGCGCACATAATGAGATGAGTCAGCGGTGTGCAGGCAATACAGAATATATTGTGCATTAGGTGGTAAGTGCAAGTGGTATTACAGGCAATACTGAAGAAAGTGTACATCAGTGGCGTGTATGCGATAAAGATGAGAATAtaccagtggcgactcgtgatattttttgtatgtaggatatgagattgacgactgatgaccaagacagaaactaataataataataataataataataataataataataataataataatataatattagtaataataataatggtagctgtgaatatattgaataagcagtcgcggacagccgatgaggggggggtcctccagtttgggggttgggcgaagggctaacaacccatcaccttaaaaacagcttgttacgaatccttcaaataagcctcggaatgggactgattctctggcacgaccacagcaaaggaatagaatggattaatcttgctcaggatagggaccaatggcggacttatgtgagggcggcaatgaaactccgggttccttaaaagccagtaagtaataataataataataataataataataataataataataataataatagaacatgcaatacaagtaggcctatgttagtctttgactcatcattctggaactggcaatttattagtagtgaacTTCGATcctcctcccctttttagttacgaagatggctcctaagccattgtactgcccgatatttaccgatgctctgtcgtacgtttgcgcaattaatttcttgttacagttaaattcttctaaataatcaaatacaaattcagatattctttcagctgtcctgtcatctgaaagttctgttaattcttgtatttatcatagcttattttatttatttttatgtcatttcgttttttactcattttgtttttatattatatcattgtaaattatttattatttcgtttattatattcttttaaaatgaccaatgaactgcatttaaggaggctataagggtacttgaaaattcttgttgtagtctctgacagggtctctaccacccagaaagaagggtcgtagtattaggatgcATGGACATATCCTCAAACACGGTTAAACTCAGCCGTATCCCACCCTCCGCACCCACCCCTGTCcgctaacttcactgctagaaataccgtttgctgtaagatatttggatagttcctcggaaattatttctgagctgtgcagtggcgacaactcacgacagaaagcggaaacttaaaggaaattaatacgtcgggacgcattgaaaatcaaaatctgtaattaaaatgtgttctgtcctcagaggcacgaaattaaactccTTCATGGAGGATCGCCACTGGAATATACATTGGCGTATGAGTCAAAGGCATGCAGTTAGGCTTAATACACAGAATCCTAGAACACTGTGTAGCTTATAGACAAGGCACTTTATGCAATTTAATCATAAATCGAGCGGTGAAGTGCGAAGTTTATTCATGCGGGGGAATAGACAGCACGAATCACTGACATATTCAACAGTGACGTGCAAACAAAGTATAGCTAGAGGAtgagttgaatgaatgaatgaatggagagaggggaaatggatggaaaaacattaaaaggtacgcgaaaacgagTCCTTGCAAGGGGGTTCGGAGTTgaaaaaaatgaatatgtgacctccaagcctgttggccacttgacTCAGTTTCGCTGTTCCACTGAAAGAGCTGTAGAAAATTCTGAAGGGGAaatgccgaaaatggacgtaacctaatagctaccacatatgGACGAGTTAAGATACGAATGAGCTATGTGACTGTCAACTAATTTGCGGCTTGTTCTGGGACTTGCAGGCAGGCTTCGGGTACTCACAGTGGCTGGTCCTGCTGGTGTCGGGGCTGGGGCTTGCGGCCGACGCGGTGGAGTTGTTCGCCGTGCCCTACATCCTGCCCAGCGCCGAGGTCGAGTTGTGCATCGATGACGGGCAAAAAGCCTGGCTCACCGGCATCACGTTCCTGGGGGCCATGACGGGCGGCGTAGTCTGGGGCAACCTGGCAGATCGCATGGGGCGCCGGCGGACGCTGCTGTCGGCACTGGGCGTCAACGCCGTGTTCAGCGTGATCGCCGCCTTCATGCCCACGTACGGCACCTTCGTGACGGCGCGCCTCTGCTCGGCGGTGGGCGTGGGCGGTGCGCTGCCCATCGTGTTCGCTTACTACGGCGAGTTCCTGTGCAAGGCGGACCGCGCTCGCCATCTGAGCGCGCTGCTGGCCTGCTGGGCGCTGGGCGGCGCCCTGGTGGCGGGCGTGGCGTGGGGCGTGCTGCCGCGCACCGGTGCCGACGTCGTGGTGGAGAGCAGGGAGCACTTCAGCGCCTGGCACCAGTTCCTGCTGGTGTGCGCGCTGCCTTCGCTGGCCGCCGTCGTGGGGCTGGTGTTCTTGCCGGAGTCGCCGCGCTTCTTGCTCGAGGCCGGGCGCGAGGTCGAGGCCATGATGGTGTACCAGCGCGTGTACAAGGCCAACAACCCGGCGGCGCACGCGCAGTACCAGTTGTCCGAGCTGGAGTTGCCGGGCAAGCGCCCCGCCGGCCGCGGGATGGCGTCTCCCGGCAAGTCGGTGCTGGCCGACATGACTTACAGTTTCGAGTTGTTCTGGAACTCGTTCTTGCAGCTGCTCGTGCGGCCCCAGTTGCCCGCCACTCTGGTGCTGGTGGCGCTGTGGTTCACTGCCGCCTTTGCACACTTCGGACTGGCCGCCTGGTTCCCAGGCTACGTGCAACTGCTGCAGACGCGTGACTATAACGCGCGCACGCTCGTGTTCGTTAACGCGTCGTGCGAGGGCGCCGTGTACAACAAATCCATTGAGAACGTGCGCTGGGTGGACAGCTCATTCCGCAACTGTTCGTTCCGCGACCTGACGCTGAGCCACGTGACTTTCGACAACTGCCGCCTGGAGGGCGTGGGCTTCGAGGTGGTCAAGAGTAGCCGCACCTACTTCCACAACTGCGACATCCGCAACTCGCGCTTCGTGGACACGGACCTGTCGACGCAGCACTTCCGCAACTGCTCGTGGTTCAACAACGACATGCTCAGCCTGTCTGCGGGCTGCGGCCTCGACTTCGACTACAACATCCATCTGCCGGAGGCGGTGCGGGAACAGCTCGTGGGGCGCCTGGCGCTCCTGCCCGGCGCTCTGGCCTGCGCCCTGACCGCGGACCGCCTGGGGCGAGCGCGTCTAGTGGGGCTCTCTCTCTTCTTGTCGGCCGCCGCGGCGCTAGGCATCTGGTTTCTGGAGACGGACGCCGTCGTGCTCGGCCTCGAAGCAGTGTTCGGCCTGGTGTTCTTCGCGGGCTGGGGCGCCCTGGACATCGCCACCGTGGAGGCGTACCCGACGCATCTCAGGACCACGGGCTTCGGCTTCGTGGGTGCCTCGTGCCGCCTGGGCGGCGCCTTGGGCACGCTCACCTTCAGCAACCTGGTGGACACGAGCCGCGCAGTCCCCATGCTCACTGCCGTGGTCGTGTTGCTTCTGGGGGGACTCGCCTCCGTCAAGATGCCGGACACGGGCTCCGTGCTGCTGTAACATAGTCGCTTAGTGTGTCTGTTCGTGCTTATAGATGCATTGTTATACCTCTGTTTACTGTAAACTGCATCAGAAATACATTTACTTTAGAATATTTTACAGTCGTGATTGTAGAATGTTGAATCCATCATGCACATCAgcattactattttattacataaaacagGCACAGTTTTACCAATAAAATGCCACTGAAAAGCATAATTTCCCTacattttcacttaattttccTTAAATATCTTTCTTTCCTAATTGAAGgcctttttttatataaagttgATAACAAGGAAATTAACGATGGAAGAACATCACACTCATTCTGACATGTGGAGAAAGAGGTAAATTAGCCGGTTGGAGggaagtaaaataatttaatctcAGATTGTAGAAAAAATTCATCTGCCAGTCCCTCACGAAGTCAGGACAGATGTGATTGATGAACAATGTCTCATGATACTGTAAAGGCCTCCGACGAACAAAACAGGAAACGAATCAATGAGTATGAAAGCTGGTCATTAAGGCAGTAGTTACATTGTATCCAGGGCTGAGAACAGCAGCGGAAAGAGACCTTAAAGAAGCAAAGAAGAGAAGACATAATCCAAGTTGGGCTCGACCACTCACTGCGACGCAAGATATCAGgttagtaacaaaattaacaactttcctATGATTTGCGctgaatgctaataataataataataataataataataataataataataataataatatcatcatacaAAAACACTGTTGAGTCTAGTGGCTCGTTCCGTCCCTATTAAAACTACTGATTCCATCTTAATCCCTGACAACAAACATGTCTTCTTCATGGCACAACATTGCATTCTTCGGACTagttttcctttcttctctccaGGTTCATCCATCTGTTGTATCTTTTATAGGTTAGgactatattattttttctttcataagtTCTTTTCTAATACCATGGCTTCTCTTATGTTCAGTAATATTCCTACCACTGATCGCAGAAACTGCATTTTCGAAGCTTCTAGACCAACCATCTAGGcgctttttctctctttttgtcaGTTTCCATGTTTGCGATCCATAAAGTAATACTGGTAGCGACACTGATTTATAGAAATTCAGTCGATGTTCTTTTGTTCCCTAGCATTCCTATAGTTCCGCATATGCATTGGTATTTATATAACCTAGTTCTTTTTCTACGACAGTCCCGTGTCGTGGgccctaggactcgcgttacggaacgcgcgctggttcgagttctcatgggggaagcaTGAAATTTTGGctagtgtataggaccggtgcccacccagcatcgtgatgcattggggagctacgataagtggctaaatccggttacgaaaatcagctacaacggctggggatcatcgtgctaaccacacgatatctccattatggtttgatgatcgtccacctctgcttcggcatgtggacgtgaagttaGTAGCCAGCTGGTCGGCCTGAGTTTTCAAAGGGCTtagcgccacggatgatgatgatgatgatgattattatattattattattattattattattattattattattattattattattattattatataattctttTTCCATGTCAGTGCGTTTCTGGTAAGATTTTTACATCCAaaatatttaaagctgtccacttgtttcaGTCAGATCGTCAAGAATGACCTGAAGTTACCTGAACAGGCGAAAGCCCCAATCAAAATAatgaattgaagacattattacaaaaacaatctttgtcaaaattgctatttttcaggagaa from Periplaneta americana isolate PAMFEO1 chromosome 15, P.americana_PAMFEO1_priV1, whole genome shotgun sequence harbors:
- the LOC138715037 gene encoding synaptic vesicle glycoprotein 2B-like, which encodes MPGRHGMGGAGGSGGGGGGSYSESAALVRSTEGMSYTEEGRQPTGAGSAGGGGTPHDGGEDELMDYVDSDVSVLAQFHEDAIRQAGFGYSQWLVLLVSGLGLAADAVELFAVPYILPSAEVELCIDDGQKAWLTGITFLGAMTGGVVWGNLADRMGRRRTLLSALGVNAVFSVIAAFMPTYGTFVTARLCSAVGVGGALPIVFAYYGEFLCKADRARHLSALLACWALGGALVAGVAWGVLPRTGADVVVESREHFSAWHQFLLVCALPSLAAVVGLVFLPESPRFLLEAGREVEAMMVYQRVYKANNPAAHAQYQLSELELPGKRPAGRGMASPGKSVLADMTYSFELFWNSFLQLLVRPQLPATLVLVALWFTAAFAHFGLAAWFPGYVQLLQTRDYNARTLVFVNASCEGAVYNKSIENVRWVDSSFRNCSFRDLTLSHVTFDNCRLEGVGFEVVKSSRTYFHNCDIRNSRFVDTDLSTQHFRNCSWFNNDMLSLSAGCGLDFDYNIHLPEAVREQLVGRLALLPGALACALTADRLGRARLVGLSLFLSAAAALGIWFLETDAVVLGLEAVFGLVFFAGWGALDIATVEAYPTHLRTTGFGFVGASCRLGGALGTLTFSNLVDTSRAVPMLTAVVVLLLGGLASVKMPDTGSVLL